CGCCGTGCAGCGCGCCCGCGATGGCCCCTCCCATTCCGGCGATGGAATCCGAGTCACGGCCGTAGTTCACCCCGCCGAAGACCGTATCCAGGTAGTTCCCGCCCGTGGCGACCAGCATCCCCAGCGCCACCGGCAGTTCCTCGATGGCCTTGGTGCGGCTGGGCTTGCGTGCGTCGAGGGCTGGCGCGCGGTAGTCCTCCCCGACGCTATCAAAGGGGCGCACAGCGTCTCGCAGGACCGGGATGGCCCGCCGCCAGTCCTGTACCCCTCGCGCCGCTTCCGTGACGGCCAGGATGGCTGCCCGGGTGCCGTCATGGGCGAGCCGGGTACAACACTGCACCACGGAGTCCACGGTGGCACCGGGGCGCAGCGCTTCGGCGACGGCGGCGGCCATCACCCCGGCGGCCTCACGGCCGTAACTCGACTGGTGGGCCCCGGCGATCTCAATGGCTTCCTGATAGGCGCCTTCAGGGTCTCCGGCGTTGACGATGCCCACGGGGGACATGTACATAGCTGCTCCGCAGTTCACCACGTTTCCCACCCCGGCCTCGCGGGGGTCGACGTGGGCGTGACGCAGCCGCAGCAGCAGGTACTTCTCCGCGTAGAACAGCCGGTTGACCAGCACTGTCTCGCGTTCGAACTCAGGCACGTAGGTCACGACGTCAGCGATTTCGGTGACGAGATGGTCCGCGATGTCAAAAGCACTGAGATGAGCCCGCACTGTTTCGTAGACGCTGGCCAGCGCCATCACCATCAGCGTATCGTCCGTGACGTGCCCGTCACCCTTGTGCAAGGGCGACAGAGGCCGCGCCGTCTGCCAGTCGGGGTGAAAGGGCCCCACGATGTCCAGGACGTCGCCACCGAACCGCTCCCTGATCGCCTCCGGAGTCCGCCCCTCGGTAGGCCCGC
This region of Deinococcus apachensis DSM 19763 genomic DNA includes:
- a CDS encoding ADP-ribosylglycohydrolase family protein produces the protein MADSIEDGALGCILGGAVGDALGGPTEGRTPEAIRERFGGDVLDIVGPFHPDWQTARPLSPLHKGDGHVTDDTLMVMALASVYETVRAHLSAFDIADHLVTEIADVVTYVPEFERETVLVNRLFYAEKYLLLRLRHAHVDPREAGVGNVVNCGAAMYMSPVGIVNAGDPEGAYQEAIEIAGAHQSSYGREAAGVMAAAVAEALRPGATVDSVVQCCTRLAHDGTRAAILAVTEAARGVQDWRRAIPVLRDAVRPFDSVGEDYRAPALDARKPSRTKAIEELPVALGMLVATGGNYLDTVFGGVNYGRDSDSIAGMGGAIAGALHGAYVVPSHWSALIQERSRKDLHAVAAGLARVARELFAQDQERFARRVRGFPVALPMTEPTPGEVPI